The Sabethes cyaneus chromosome 3, idSabCyanKW18_F2, whole genome shotgun sequence DNA window agcgatgggttgactaagtgggggatatcagcataccaatatTCTTGCTAACTTTAGTTCTGCCCTCCAACTTTCGCTGCTGCCAGACTTTGGCTGTTGTTTCGTGCACGTCACcaattacaaataaaatacaaatccaAAACACACGTTCAAACATAAACAAGCTTGTTTAAATAATTGATTAAAACACTCAAAAactataattataattatagtTTCAAACCTATAATACTTATTTTCAGAAACGAAACAGTGTTTTCGCAACACGAATGCATAAAGTCATTTCACTACCGCTGCCGTACCGTAGCGGTGACTGTCTTCAGCAGCTGATAAATGTACGTTTTTTAACAAAAAACTTCTATTTCATGATATTTCTTGTCGAAAatacagtaaattgtgtttgtatgaACTGCATGTATGGTTAAGCGATTCAAGATGATTCTTCAAAAGATTCTGAAAATATGAGTAATGATATGAATAATAGTGAATATGAAGCGCATTTTTAGCTCAATAATttttaactgattaaaataggtggcCCTGCTTAatccgttccttaccctactttctctttttccaaaatagtttacgtcatgaccgtgTGTAGAGTTATATACAAgtgcataaaaataaaaagcacaCTTGGAGGAGGGAAGCAAGTAGGGTcctatatctctacatatttgcattggtaagaggaaatgcttatcaacttagggatgCTTAGGGAAATGCTTTATTGGTTTCAAtgttcctggtttttgctgtcaggtATTGTAAGCCAATCAGCAATGTGTTATAATCTACGTCTTCATAAAAATCGCCAAGAGTTTGAATTTGTTTCGTAATGGTCAATGTTcgtaatttaattttgttctaattCTGTTCTAGCAAATTATTATTCTAAGTTTTCGTCAGGCTACTGTCGTGCTCTGCAAAAcatctcaattctcggcgttctactggcaaagcgcagaagacgaaccgatttgctctctctcagtcggatgttaccttctccgatgcgacgagttttgttttgtttttgcagtgcatcaaatgctttgctctgccggcgagtgagcatcagtttggtttcatctttctttttctgccggagcgctaccgaatgcatgctctcaaggtcacggagcaaatcgttccagtccatataaGTTCTTATCGCTTATTCTCTTCGGGACACGGAGCGAATAGTCTCGTGTCTCCAatgtgcgaagaaaatattagctctgcttgtcgttatactccttctgcgcaagatgagtggtcgtaagagaaaacagtattcaggcatcgttaggagggagaggaaacggttgaacataaaacgaaagcacttgatcgttgtgagaaACAGATTGCTCtgaagatgagcaaaatgaagcctggtgtTCGTTAATCGTGTTGAGGTGTTCAGGTTCTGAGTATTTTATTGCAAGGGATTAGTATCGCTTGCTTTTgtgcctcgttcgttgcaaaaactTCATTTTTCCGAAGTAGTGACAATTACGCAGTTTTAAATTAGGGTCAACATATTTGAATAGTAGTTTGTATTGTAATTTACATCGCCAAATTGCTACCATCATATAATTTAAACTGAAcgttttactagaaaaaaaggtccttacagtgcgtttacggTTAAGTTTAAGGAGTATTTATCAAGAACCAGTTTTTTGTATCACTTGATGGAAAAATGTTCAAAAGCAGACAtatcacaagttcccttttttgcgtccatgattaccacgTATGAAAATTCAAAGCAATCTTGCAAGCTATGTCGATATTTGAATCATtgtaaacgaaaaatatgcagatacatctgtgattaacccatttttaaaCAAACATGTCCAAAACAACACTGAGTTTATCATAAAGCTCGAGTCATTTATATCTGGACGCACTGTTTATTTTACTGCAGTGCTCCTAGCGGCCTGAACTGGATTGTTTCGACAGCAATTTGTTTCGGAATGTGGCCTTTGTTTTCACAAGCTTCATGCAAACCGCAAACCGAAAACTAATTTTGGACACCAACGAAAATCTATTGTAGTCGGGTTAAAAAATCGCGAAGTCATTGAGATTCGTTTGCAAGAAGGATGTCGATTTTTTCGGGCCAGTAGGCAACCAGACAGGACACTGAAGCAGAATCTAGTGTTCGAAAGACGTGCTTATGATATACGAAGGATGCATCCTCATGCACGACGTAACGTACGCGAAGATGAATTATGGCCAGAATCCCGGATAAAAGTTCTATAAAGCCACTGATCAAGGTAATGTCCTTAGCAAGTTCAAATTTGTCTATGCCAATAAATATGCTGCTGCGGccaaagtaaaaacaagtttttcgtgAAAAACAAGTCTATGGATTCCAACAGGTGCCCAAAATAACGTATTCTTCCGTACATTAAAGCTCACAATGAACCTTAAAATTTTTAACCTGATTTAGTAAGCTGTAACTACAGCAGAGAAGTACTACAGGTAACTCGGAATGCGACAGCGATGAAGAGTTGGAAGACGAAATGACTGAGTATCCAAAATATGAGTGATATTTTGAAGAAATGTTCTAGATTTTGTCAAAACCAAATcagaaaaatttctttgttatttttccttaaaaataaaataaacgacCTTCATTTTGAGTACTTAACATTTTTGCGGCTAGATATTTAATGACCTGAGATTTCTGCCTCTATGACCACTGCCTGCAACCCctcgttgtcagtttttgctttagtttaactatgctttagtcaTTGCCGTTTTGACTGATTATATCACGCGTTCCCAAGCTCCGCCCAGGTGGTTGTTGGAAGTTGCAGATAATTTGGCGTTTATCTGGTGTTGCAGTTCTTTCTGAGCTTCAATCACTTTGAGATCCTTAGAGTCTGTAAAATTTATTTCTAATGaacaatttgaaaaatttgtttaGAACAGTTTGCTGGACATTTTGGTACCGACATAGCCTAAGAGCCAAGCAGTTGTCGGTCCATGCATTcaagaaattttgcaaaattatGCCTATTTAACCGATATCTGCGCGGCGGTTTTTTCCTACTTAGAAGGTCGGTGGGATACCGCTGTACTCATGCTCACTACAGCAATACTTCAAACACTTTAAACAATAAGATGGACCCAAGCAATGGTCAGCAAAGTACGAGATaattattgccccttttatgactatttacactactgtgataatcatttaattgaACATATCACATTTTACACTATTAATCAGACATTCTAGGCTTTTAGTTTGGCCAACTTATGAGTTTGACTTATTTTTCCGtcttgtttttccttctttttcatttcatttgccttgagcgaaatcgtgtgcgagattcgactgtgataatcgtgtaaatcggggtagtctaaataggggcaaatgtcgcaatatcaGCTTGATCACATCATTTTCACGAATGTGCCCGTTAGAGCTGGTTGGCATTATTGGTCGCAGTAGCAAGAATTTGAACTTATGTCACTGACAGTACACTACAGTGTGCATCAAAGGTAGTCGTCTACATTCTAAAATACTTTCGCCTATAGGGGTGGTAGGGGCAATATGGGCCACCTAAGCAAAACGCTTCATAAAACATGTAGCGCGTAATCAAAATTCTAATATTTGCCATAAACTTACGATTTGACATGTCTTTGGTAAATTATCAATGTTAGAATATTGATTGACTATGAACAGCCattaaatttaaatgtttaaaaaatgatactTTTTGCTTCGTTCAAAAACCATACGGGGCATAATGGGCCACCATACGGGGCAATATGGGCACATTAGTTAAAGTTACCAATTTAGCCAGTAACTGGAAAATAACAAAGGATTATATCAAATAGAAGAAAAGAGAAATGGTGActattttgatttcattcagcggttattttatgattgtttctatttaacgatttttttttcagttgcaCAACATATGCAACATGGCAGTTCAAGTGGCAGGTAGATGAACGACACAACTTTTGCTCTGTAACCGCTATTTTCGGGTTGATTGTTGCTTACAATTACGCAACATTATACTTGACTGTgtcatttttatgtttatattgCTTTCCAGCCTTTATTGGTTATGTACAAATACATTGTCAGGCATGTTCATTATGCCCCTTACAGCCATGCTAATCAAAAACAATTATAATAAtgcgataaaacaaaaaaatatctcaatcaTACAAAGTAATTGGTAATAGTAACCATATATGGAGTGGAGAAGTCCATAGCACGCAACAAATGGCTATAGAGCTTATTTTATGGATTGCAATTCTTATAGTATTTTTACATTCCTGAATCGACTCGagtttttttctcaatatctcaGATATGTCAACGAATTTGGACGCGATTGTTATTGAGATGCTTATTAAGAACATTATCAACAAGTTCATTAATCaaattagcgaaattgattgtccAATATGCCCAAACGAACGGTGGCCCATTTTGCCCcgtatgctcattatgcccctattacccctatatcggttaaaactactcagaatCCTTTTAAGGCGATAAACTCATATTTTGAGTTCTTTTGAGCCAAAAAATTGGTATGAAGTGTTAAAAAGTAAATTATTTGTCACCGGCAGTTGGCAGAATCAAATAATTAAACAATTTACACATTTGCACAATTTTGTTCTCGGGCAACGGAAATATAAAGGATTTCGGAATCAttttctaaatatttttttttgcaagtatgGCAGCTGTTTCTTTTTTAACATTGTCAACTTGTGCTTGTCCCGTTTCAAAGTTTTTAGACTTGACCATGAGGAGAACAAGTGTGGAGTAGTGCCAGCAACGCATTGTTTTCCCTTATCATGTTGTGTTCCTGATTGTCGTAATAACTTATCAGGAATTAGGGTACATTGGTCGTTTAAGATTTATTGACTAATAAAAACATATATATTACCTGCGCTAATCTATCTGAACAGCGAAACGATTACACTGCCAATCAGCACCGTGATTGAAATCGCCGTGGACACGGCACTGTCCGGCTCCGGAGTCGTCGTTGCCGGATCTTGGGTGGTCGTCGTATCATCATCGGTCACAGGAGTAGTGGGTTCGCTCGTGGTGGTAGTCGTTTCCCCGTCAGCGAATTCCTTAACGTAATCCGCTATCAGAAGACCCTCGTAGTCGGTGTGCCAAGCCTGGTTGGATTTCACGGTACTGCGAGCCGATTGGGCAACACTGTCCGTAACGTACGCTCCCAAGCTAGTTATCAGCTCTTCCAGCTGGTTGGAATAAGAGAATAAAAGTTAGAATTTTTAACGATGAAAATGGATTAGTTAAGTTACCTGTAGGACTTCCTCTTCGGTGGTCGTTCGTGAAGCGATATTTGCGATAACACTGTTGAGCGTGTTGATTCCGAGCCGACTCTCGAAATCCCGTGCCTGGTCTGGATTTTTGAGGAAATCAATGAGAGCGTTCACTCCCGGGCGTCCACCCGAGTAAATTGCCTGTACGATTCGTGTACGTTCACTCGATTTGTAGTTAATCTCCACACCGGCGCCGTTACCGGCAATGACGGTTTGCAAAAGTTCCTTCAATAGGGTTTCGTCTTGCGAACATCCCAGCGAATCGATCAGCATCGTACGGTAGGCCCAGTTTTGCGAGAAGTAAATCTGTCTGTACAGGTACTGGAATTCCGTATTTCCTCCCTTGTGCAGACCGTAACAGTAGACGACGCTGGCGATGTCCGGATGCACTCGAACTCCGTTCACTGCTTCGTTCGTCAGAGCAGCGGCTGTTTTGTCCAGGCAATCTTCAACGCCGGACGAGCAGGCCCACGTTGAAATGGTCTGCTTCAAGTATTTGTCTAGGAGTTTTTCCGAACCAGCAACCGAATCGACGGACAATTTGGCGTACATCTTGGCGATGAGTTTTCTTACCATAACCAAAAAGTCACCCTGAGCGGGTGTTCCTCGGAATTTGGTGTTCAAATATGAGAGAACACTGCTGGCTGCGTTCCAGGGGGCGAACGCGTCTTCGTTTTCCAAGTAGGTTATCAAATTCAGCAACGTTTCGAAGTCTAGACGTCCGGACCGGGCCAGCCAGTGAGCGTCATCGATCAGTTGAGCACGGTTCAGATAGTGGATGCTGGCGTAGTCGCTGTGCAAGGCTTCGGTGATTAGCTTCCAATTGTTATCGTCATAGTTGACACGATAGAAACCGACTTGCTGCTTGTTGAAGATAACCCAATCGTTGGCTGGAATGTTAGCCTTCAACCGAGCTGCCTTCGTGCTCAACCAATCGTAACTGTTCAGGTTGGAGAAATCGGCCGACGATTTTTGCACGAAATTGTACGGAATCATCCAAACGTTGCTGTTCGGAACCTTGCGATCGGAAATGAAACGTTCCTGCGATATGATGACATCGCCCGTTTCGTACGACCGGCGTACACTCAAAACCGGATAACCCTTCTCCGTTGTCCAACTGTCCATGATCTGTTTGACGGTGACTCCTGCCGGAAGCACTGTTTTGCCTGCAATCGACCAAATATTTTAACCTTTTAATTAAAGGTTTGTGACTTTCCTACCTTCAATGGCAGCCTGCAAGCCCTGGTGCAAGTGTTCAACATTGGCACCATTAAATTTTCGTTCGTTTAGGTACAGCTTCAGACCGGCAACCCAATTGTCCTCGCCAAGCACGTGACGCATCATGTTCAACACGCTTCCAGCTGCAATCAAAACCATCAATTACTATCGGAATCATATAGATTTCTCGAGAAGAAAATTACATTTCGGGTAGGCAACACGATCGAACAACCGTCCAATCTCCGAAGGCGTGGCAGCATTCCATGTCATAGGTCGCGTCGAGTCCAACCCATCCGGAACCATAGCCGCTTGAATAACGAACGGATTGAACAGCTCCCAGTAACCCTCAGTTGGGTACGCCAGGTGAGCGCTGTAGTACTCATAGAGCGTAGCAAAACCTTCATTGAGCCAAATGTACTCCCACCATTCGGGGCTTACCAGATTTCCAAACCACTGATGGGCAAATTCGTGCGCAATGATAGTGGCAATATTGGTTTTCGTCCGATAAGTACTGATAGCCGGATCGAACAATAAGTATTGCTCTCTATaaaacgacagaaaaaaaacaagaaaaacacaTAACTTATCTCAGATCATAAACGAATTATTGCACGGCACTAAAACACATTATTAGCTCATCGTCTAGAGTCGCACGTCCAGATAACGTCAAATTAAAGATTAAGGCCCTTCACTCAAACGATCGATCGGATAAcaaatcgaaaagaaaaaaaaaacgaacgaacgaacgaacctaTACGTAACCAAACCCCAGTTTTCCATGGCGCCCGCGGCAAAGTCGGGAATGGCAAACTGCTTCATCTCCGGCATGTGTTCGTAGTAATCGATGCCAATGTGGGTACCGAGGGCGGTCAAGATTTTACCGCCCGCCTCGACGGCGAAATCCGTTTCGTCCAGCGCGTTGGGCCGAGCGTACACCTCGTGCCGTTCGTCTCCCCGGGACTGGAAATCGGACACGACGAACGCCAGCAAATAGGTGGACATCACCGGGGTCCTTTCGAATATCGTCACCTGATAGTCATCCGCCAGTGCGCCGGTACTGGCCGGCTTCATGTTCGATCGAGCCGTGTATCTGTTGTGGTGAATGAGTCTCACGTCGAAAGTAGCCTTCAGGCCGGGTTCATCGTAGCAGGGGAAGGCCGTGCGTGCGCTGGTAGATTCGAACTGTGTGGTAGCTAGGTATACCGTTGCGCCTTCATCCGTGGTGTAGGAGGACCGGTAGAATCCATCCTCGTTCAGGCCCAATCTTCCGGAGAAGGTAACAGTTAAGATATAATTTCCCGGTTGCAAAGCTGGCTCATTGGCGAAACTAAGCTGTTCCACCCGGGAATCTAGGGTCCACGTTGGATCAGTCAATTGCACGTTACCCGCTTCTTGCACAACGACCAATTGAGCAGATTCGATAGTTAGACCACGATTGTGTACGACTATGTCCTTAGTTTCCTCTTTCACGGTTAAATGAATTTCCACCGATCCTTGGAACTTGGTATCACCGGTGTGAACTCCGGTATTTAATTGAATGGTGTAATGAGTCGGAACGCTGGTCTTCGGCAATCGGTAG harbors:
- the LOC128740977 gene encoding membrane alanyl aminopeptidase-like, with the protein product MIILRPVIAVFGLALAVHQLAAERPLSNKVDVDPPLIAPELFSEEAQFVPFQDVDETYRLPKTSVPTHYTIQLNTGVHTGDTKFQGSVEIHLTVKEETKDIVVHNRGLTIESAQLVVVQEAGNVQLTDPTWTLDSRVEQLSFANEPALQPGNYILTVTFSGRLGLNEDGFYRSSYTTDEGATVYLATTQFESTSARTAFPCYDEPGLKATFDVRLIHHNRYTARSNMKPASTGALADDYQVTIFERTPVMSTYLLAFVVSDFQSRGDERHEVYARPNALDETDFAVEAGGKILTALGTHIGIDYYEHMPEMKQFAIPDFAAGAMENWGLVTYREQYLLFDPAISTYRTKTNIATIIAHEFAHQWFGNLVSPEWWEYIWLNEGFATLYEYYSAHLAYPTEGYWELFNPFVIQAAMVPDGLDSTRPMTWNAATPSEIGRLFDRVAYPKSGSVLNMMRHVLGEDNWVAGLKLYLNERKFNGANVEHLHQGLQAAIEGKTVLPAGVTVKQIMDSWTTEKGYPVLSVRRSYETGDVIISQERFISDRKVPNSNVWMIPYNFVQKSSADFSNLNSYDWLSTKAARLKANIPANDWVIFNKQQVGFYRVNYDDNNWKLITEALHSDYASIHYLNRAQLIDDAHWLARSGRLDFETLLNLITYLENEDAFAPWNAASSVLSYLNTKFRGTPAQGDFLVMVRKLIAKMYAKLSVDSVAGSEKLLDKYLKQTISTWACSSGVEDCLDKTAAALTNEAVNGVRVHPDIASVVYCYGLHKGGNTEFQYLYRQIYFSQNWAYRTMLIDSLGCSQDETLLKELLQTVIAGNGAGVEINYKSSERTRIVQAIYSGGRPGVNALIDFLKNPDQARDFESRLGINTLNSVIANIASRTTTEEEVLQLEELITSLGAYVTDSVAQSARSTVKSNQAWHTDYEGLLIADYVKEFADGETTTTTSEPTTPVTDDDTTTTQDPATTTPEPDSAVSTAISITVLIGSVIVSLFR